The Streptomyces tendae genome has a window encoding:
- a CDS encoding DUF3291 domain-containing protein, with product MPRLALYTFGVLQAPLADPSPATREFYAIGADVYRRIGAHPGYLARAEPAGGEQGVLFGADWGAWGEFAVPAWYGKGRTADTTALATTLSLWTDLGSAFDAVYTGLHRDALKRRHDWFERSRHPSHVLWWVPEDVTPTWQEGVDGLERLHAHGPVPRHFTFHQPFTPEGTPART from the coding sequence ATGCCCCGTCTTGCGCTGTACACGTTCGGCGTCCTCCAGGCACCCCTCGCCGATCCCTCGCCCGCCACGCGCGAGTTCTACGCCATCGGTGCGGACGTCTACCGGAGGATCGGCGCGCACCCGGGCTACCTCGCGCGCGCCGAACCGGCCGGCGGTGAGCAGGGCGTGCTCTTCGGGGCGGACTGGGGTGCGTGGGGGGAGTTCGCCGTACCGGCCTGGTACGGCAAGGGCCGCACGGCGGACACCACCGCCCTGGCCACGACCCTCTCCCTCTGGACCGACCTGGGCTCCGCCTTCGACGCCGTCTACACCGGTCTCCACCGGGACGCTCTGAAGAGGCGCCACGACTGGTTCGAGAGGTCGCGCCACCCCAGTCACGTGCTCTGGTGGGTCCCCGAGGACGTGACCCCCACCTGGCAGGAGGGTGTGGACGGACTGGAGCGCCTCCACGCCCACGGCCCCGTGCCCCGACACTTCACGTTCCACCAGCCGTTCACCCCGGAGGGAACCCCGGCCCGGACCTGA
- a CDS encoding pyridoxal phosphate-dependent aminotransferase has translation MEFRQSSKLSEVCYEIRGPVIEHANALEEAGHSVLRLNTGNPALFGFEAPDEILQDMIRMLPQAHGYTDSRGILSARRAVAQRYQTLGLEVDVDDVFLGNGVSELVSMAVQALLEDGDEILIPAPDFPLWTAVTTLAGGKAVHYLCDERADWYPDLDDMAAKITDRTKAVVIINPNNPTGAVYPKAVVEGILDLARRHGLMVFADEIYDQILYDDAVHHSAAALAPDLVVLTFCGLSKTYRVAGFRSGWLVVTGPKQHAKNYLEGLTMLASMRLCANAPAQYAIQAALGGRQSIRELTAPGGRLREQRDMAWEKLNEIPGVSCVKPKGALYAFPRLDPKVHRIHDDEKFVLDLLLREKIQVVQGTGFNWPSPDHFRILTLPHAEDLEAAIGRIGRFLSGYRQ, from the coding sequence ATGGAGTTCCGGCAGTCGAGCAAGCTCAGCGAGGTCTGTTACGAGATCCGCGGTCCGGTCATCGAGCACGCCAACGCGCTGGAGGAGGCGGGGCACAGCGTGCTGCGCCTGAACACCGGCAACCCGGCCCTGTTCGGTTTCGAGGCGCCCGACGAGATCCTCCAGGACATGATCCGGATGCTCCCCCAGGCGCACGGCTACACCGACTCGCGCGGCATCCTCTCCGCCCGCCGGGCGGTGGCCCAGCGCTACCAGACCCTGGGCCTGGAGGTCGACGTGGACGACGTCTTCCTCGGCAACGGCGTCTCCGAGCTGGTGTCCATGGCCGTGCAGGCCCTCCTGGAGGACGGCGACGAAATCCTCATCCCCGCGCCGGACTTCCCGCTGTGGACGGCGGTGACCACCCTGGCCGGCGGCAAGGCCGTGCACTACCTCTGCGACGAGCGGGCCGACTGGTACCCGGACCTCGACGACATGGCCGCGAAGATCACCGACCGCACCAAGGCCGTCGTCATCATCAACCCCAACAACCCGACAGGAGCGGTGTATCCGAAGGCGGTCGTCGAGGGCATCCTCGACCTGGCCCGCCGGCATGGCCTGATGGTGTTCGCCGACGAGATCTACGACCAGATCCTCTACGACGACGCCGTGCACCACTCGGCCGCCGCGCTCGCCCCCGATCTGGTCGTCCTGACCTTCTGCGGCCTGTCGAAGACGTACCGCGTGGCCGGCTTCCGCTCGGGCTGGCTGGTGGTGACCGGTCCGAAGCAGCACGCGAAGAACTACCTCGAGGGCCTGACCATGCTGGCCTCGATGCGCCTGTGTGCCAACGCGCCCGCGCAGTACGCGATTCAGGCCGCGCTCGGCGGCCGGCAGTCGATCCGCGAACTGACCGCCCCGGGGGGCCGGCTGCGCGAACAGCGTGACATGGCCTGGGAGAAGCTGAACGAGATCCCCGGCGTGAGCTGCGTGAAGCCGAAGGGCGCGCTGTACGCGTTCCCGCGCCTGGACCCGAAGGTGCACAGGATCCATGACGACGAGAAGTTCGTCCTGGACCTGCTGCTCCGGGAGAAGATCCAGGTCGTCCAGGGCACGGGCTTCAACTGGCCGTCCCCCGACCACTTCCGCATCCTCACCCTGCCCCACGCGGAGGACCTGGAGGCGGCGATCGGCCGCATCGGCCGCTTCCTGAGCGGGTACCGGCAGTAG
- a CDS encoding VWA domain-containing protein yields the protein MIRRTRPVAGAIALLAALTAGIAFPAGAAAGEPTGQDAPKVDLVLDVSGSMRAKDIDGQSRMAAAKQAFNEVLDATPEEVQLGIRTLGADYAGDDRKEGCKDTAQLYPVGPLDRTEAKTAVATLVPTGWTPIGPALLKAAGDLDGGDGSKRIVLISDGEDTCAPLDPCEVAREIAAKGIGLTIDTLGLVPTAKLSRQLSCIAEATGGTYTSVEHQDELTDRVNELVDRAAEPVVTPVATEGADACEKAPELKSGLYTDREEFGQQRWYRVELLAGQELRASVSVAADRAVRPDHGLLMRAVTRHGREIVRGEATGTGRTDVLSTGLRYPKPERDDDGDKPATETVCLAVTTSFSADAGVKTTPGLPLELTVDVVDGPDGASDVASFGLGRGWWLLGALVLTGFLAGLVWGWLSRWRVAVWRTN from the coding sequence ATGATCAGAAGAACACGGCCGGTGGCAGGCGCCATAGCCCTGCTCGCCGCCCTCACGGCCGGGATCGCCTTCCCGGCCGGGGCGGCCGCCGGTGAACCCACGGGCCAGGACGCGCCCAAGGTCGACCTCGTCCTCGACGTGAGCGGCTCGATGCGCGCCAAGGACATCGACGGCCAGTCCCGGATGGCGGCGGCGAAGCAGGCGTTCAACGAGGTGCTGGACGCGACGCCGGAGGAGGTGCAGCTCGGCATCCGCACCCTCGGTGCCGACTACGCCGGCGACGACCGCAAGGAGGGCTGCAAGGACACCGCGCAGCTCTACCCGGTCGGCCCGCTGGACCGCACCGAGGCGAAGACGGCGGTGGCGACCCTCGTCCCGACCGGCTGGACGCCGATCGGCCCGGCGCTGCTGAAGGCGGCCGGCGACCTGGACGGCGGCGACGGCTCCAAGCGGATCGTGCTGATCAGTGACGGCGAGGACACCTGTGCCCCGCTCGACCCGTGCGAGGTGGCCCGCGAGATCGCGGCCAAGGGCATCGGCCTGACCATCGACACCCTGGGCCTGGTCCCGACCGCCAAGCTCAGCCGGCAGCTCAGCTGCATCGCGGAGGCGACCGGCGGCACCTACACCTCCGTCGAGCATCAGGACGAACTCACGGATCGCGTCAACGAGTTGGTGGACCGGGCGGCCGAGCCGGTGGTGACCCCGGTGGCCACCGAGGGCGCCGACGCGTGCGAGAAGGCACCCGAGCTGAAGTCCGGTCTGTACACCGACCGTGAGGAGTTCGGCCAGCAGCGCTGGTACCGCGTGGAGCTGCTCGCCGGGCAGGAGCTGCGCGCCTCCGTGAGCGTCGCGGCGGACCGCGCCGTGCGTCCCGACCACGGGCTGCTGATGCGTGCCGTCACCCGGCACGGCCGGGAGATCGTGCGCGGCGAGGCCACGGGCACCGGCCGCACCGACGTGCTGTCCACCGGCCTGCGCTACCCCAAGCCGGAACGGGACGACGACGGCGACAAGCCGGCCACGGAGACGGTCTGCCTCGCGGTGACCACCTCCTTCTCGGCGGACGCCGGGGTGAAGACCACGCCCGGTCTGCCGCTGGAGCTCACCGTCGACGTCGTGGACGGTCCGGACGGTGCGAGCGACGTCGCCTCCTTCGGCCTCGGCCGGGGCTGGTGGCTGCTCGGCGCCCTGGTCCTGACCGGATTCCTCGCCGGTCTCGTCTGGGGCTGGCTGTCCCGCTGGCGGGTCGCTGTCTGGAGGACCAACTGA
- a CDS encoding YciI family protein: MEFFCYHRDRPGSLALREELLERHWSYMDRYAKELIARGPTFADNGETPTGSVHIVDLPDPAAARAFAFDEPGYQAGAYRDVLLRRWRNVLGRTMWDFPGGPSGGNRYLVLGLGGGPTADLALPPDRDGLVAYGPLLSDDGDTWLGTAVLLRATDPGTARAVLNPDGYAAIEVHNWEFGGRR; this comes from the coding sequence ATGGAGTTCTTCTGTTACCACCGTGACCGACCCGGCTCCCTTGCGCTGCGCGAGGAGTTGCTGGAGCGGCATTGGTCCTACATGGACCGGTACGCGAAGGAACTGATCGCTCGCGGCCCGACGTTCGCCGACAACGGTGAAACACCCACCGGCAGCGTGCACATCGTCGACCTCCCCGATCCCGCGGCCGCCCGCGCATTCGCCTTCGACGAACCCGGCTACCAGGCCGGCGCGTACCGGGACGTGCTGCTGCGCCGGTGGCGCAACGTGCTGGGGCGCACCATGTGGGATTTCCCCGGTGGCCCGAGTGGCGGCAACCGTTACCTGGTGCTCGGTCTCGGCGGAGGCCCGACCGCCGACCTCGCCCTGCCGCCCGACAGGGACGGACTGGTGGCGTACGGACCTCTGCTGTCCGACGACGGCGACACCTGGCTGGGTACGGCGGTACTGCTCCGGGCCACGGATCCGGGGACGGCACGAGCCGTCCTGAATCCGGACGGGTACGCGGCCATCGAGGTCCACAACTGGGAGTTCGGCGGGCGTCGATGA
- a CDS encoding ankyrin repeat domain-containing protein: MSGAELVAAVGRGDEQAVRRLLEAGTDPDTRTAEGLPVLCRAIAAYEADVAEALVEAGADQDRELPDGTTPLVRAVDGGSPTTVTAVLGREPRLRLPESVRAALLARARRWYEEGAEAVLRQRTDAPGPVNSTTVMDDAYHRVAELRLGGQTVRGGQGAILTDLEWAFRVLTPVDELVARAVAQGDPDHVDWSAAQWVLYQRRSKETWSAVAAHHTAPSATARRFTLDVLWLHLMNPWLSWRHTYEKETADLLVEWAARGEPDTAVLTELLRVLGETEHAGIPTVGLQYTRHPHPRVRAMTPDLLVLWGDGPAVLANRDARRALLELAGDEDPDVRARTGGALGAVLDGADTGMVDAVVTLLRDPTRETRAAVAEAVAARPVRAPAVADALYALLGTEDFRTRLNATYGLLRRDDPRTEKAVARLGTAPPGHEDDHRVSAIRHWQGERDRSSGVPGEPPAS; this comes from the coding sequence ATGAGCGGCGCTGAGCTGGTGGCGGCGGTCGGGCGGGGCGACGAGCAGGCCGTACGGCGGCTTCTGGAGGCGGGAACGGATCCGGACACGCGTACGGCGGAGGGGCTGCCGGTGCTGTGCCGCGCGATCGCCGCCTACGAGGCCGACGTTGCGGAGGCACTGGTCGAAGCGGGCGCGGACCAGGACCGCGAACTGCCTGATGGCACAACTCCGTTGGTTCGTGCCGTCGACGGCGGCTCACCGACGACGGTGACGGCCGTGCTGGGCCGGGAACCCCGGCTTCGGCTGCCGGAGAGCGTGCGGGCGGCACTGCTCGCCCGGGCCCGGCGGTGGTACGAGGAGGGCGCGGAGGCCGTACTGCGGCAGCGCACGGACGCGCCGGGCCCGGTGAACAGCACCACCGTCATGGACGACGCGTACCACCGGGTCGCGGAGCTGAGGCTCGGTGGACAGACGGTCCGTGGCGGCCAGGGGGCGATCCTCACCGACCTGGAGTGGGCCTTCCGCGTCCTCACCCCCGTGGATGAGCTGGTCGCCCGCGCCGTCGCGCAGGGGGACCCCGACCATGTCGACTGGTCGGCCGCCCAATGGGTCCTGTATCAACGCCGCAGCAAGGAAACGTGGTCTGCGGTCGCAGCCCATCACACCGCTCCGTCGGCGACGGCACGCCGCTTCACGCTCGACGTCCTCTGGCTGCACCTCATGAACCCGTGGCTGTCCTGGCGCCACACCTACGAGAAGGAGACGGCTGACCTCCTCGTCGAGTGGGCCGCCCGCGGGGAGCCCGACACCGCCGTCCTCACCGAGTTGCTGCGTGTACTGGGCGAGACGGAGCACGCCGGAATTCCCACGGTGGGGCTTCAGTACACCCGGCATCCACACCCGCGCGTCCGGGCGATGACTCCGGATCTCCTGGTCCTGTGGGGTGACGGCCCCGCCGTCCTGGCGAACCGGGACGCGCGGCGCGCGCTGCTCGAACTCGCCGGCGACGAAGACCCGGACGTGCGCGCACGTACCGGTGGGGCCCTGGGCGCGGTCCTCGACGGCGCCGACACCGGCATGGTGGACGCCGTCGTCACTCTGCTGCGAGACCCCACCCGGGAGACGCGGGCGGCGGTGGCTGAAGCGGTCGCGGCCCGCCCCGTCCGTGCACCCGCCGTTGCCGACGCCCTGTACGCCCTGCTCGGCACGGAGGACTTCAGGACCCGGCTGAACGCCACGTACGGCCTCCTGCGCCGCGACGACCCGCGCACGGAGAAGGCCGTGGCCCGCCTGGGCACCGCCCCTCCTGGTCACGAGGACGACCACCGCGTCTCCGCGATCCGGCACTGGCAAGGGGAACGGGACCGTTCCTCAGGTGTGCCGGGGGAACCGCCCGCATCGTGA
- a CDS encoding winged helix-turn-helix transcriptional regulator — MPPRRSYDQYCSAARALDVVGDRWTLLIVRELLAGPRRYTDLHADLPGVSTDVLASRLKDMERDGLTTRRRLPPPGAAYVYELTSRGRELLPVLQALGTWGEPELGERRPTDAVRAHWFALPLLRSLKGEGLVEVRLEEGRFHLHVGAQEGPVHGDGPAPRDPDAVLTLDTATCTAVSRGTLPLAEAIRTGHVEVAGDTPLAKQLRDA; from the coding sequence ATGCCACCTCGCCGAAGCTACGACCAGTACTGTTCCGCCGCCCGCGCGCTCGACGTCGTCGGCGACCGCTGGACCCTGCTGATCGTCCGGGAACTGCTGGCCGGGCCGCGCCGCTACACCGACCTGCACGCGGACCTGCCCGGCGTCAGCACGGACGTGCTGGCCTCACGGCTGAAGGACATGGAGCGCGACGGCCTCACCACCCGCCGCCGCCTCCCGCCGCCGGGAGCGGCGTACGTCTACGAACTCACGTCGCGTGGACGCGAGTTGCTTCCGGTGCTCCAGGCCCTCGGCACGTGGGGCGAACCCGAACTGGGCGAACGCCGCCCGACGGACGCGGTGCGCGCCCACTGGTTCGCGCTGCCGCTGCTGCGGTCGCTGAAGGGTGAGGGACTTGTCGAAGTACGCCTGGAGGAGGGCCGCTTCCACCTCCACGTCGGCGCGCAGGAGGGCCCCGTCCACGGCGACGGCCCGGCCCCGCGCGACCCGGACGCGGTCCTCACCCTCGACACGGCCACCTGCACAGCCGTCAGCCGAGGCACCCTGCCCCTCGCCGAGGCGATCCGCACGGGCCACGTCGAAGTAGCGGGCGACACCCCGCTCGCCAAGCAGCTCCGGGACGCCTGA